A region of Pseudarthrobacter sp. NIBRBAC000502770 DNA encodes the following proteins:
- a CDS encoding 1,4-dihydroxy-2-naphthoate polyprenyltransferase — protein sequence MATAAQWIQGARLRTLPAAIAPVLIGTAAAYEMGSFLLPNAILAALVALLLQVGVNFANDYSDGIRGTDDDRVGPLRLVGSGAAKPEHVKWAAFGTFALAMVFGLVLVVLTQAWWLILVGLGCVMAAWGYTGGKNPYGYMGLGDLFVFVFFGLVATLGTTYTQAGHISLSAVIGAIGTGLIATALLMANNVRDIPTDMQAGKKTLAVRLGDKHARESYVLMLAVAILLVVILAPGRPWILIVLLLIPACLMPAWLMINGRKRKSLIPVLKQTGLINLGYSVLFSLGLILSHGF from the coding sequence GTGGCAACAGCCGCCCAATGGATCCAAGGCGCCCGACTCCGGACGCTGCCGGCAGCGATCGCGCCGGTGCTGATCGGCACTGCCGCAGCCTATGAGATGGGCTCGTTCCTCCTGCCCAACGCCATCCTTGCTGCGCTGGTGGCGCTCCTGCTGCAGGTGGGCGTGAACTTCGCCAACGACTACTCGGACGGCATCCGCGGTACCGATGACGACCGGGTAGGCCCCCTGCGGCTGGTGGGCTCCGGCGCCGCCAAGCCGGAACACGTCAAGTGGGCGGCGTTCGGAACGTTCGCGCTGGCCATGGTGTTCGGCCTGGTCCTGGTAGTCCTCACCCAGGCCTGGTGGCTGATCCTGGTGGGCCTGGGCTGCGTCATGGCGGCGTGGGGCTACACGGGCGGCAAGAACCCTTACGGCTACATGGGACTCGGCGACCTGTTCGTGTTCGTCTTCTTCGGCCTGGTGGCCACCCTGGGCACCACCTACACCCAGGCCGGGCACATCAGCCTTTCCGCGGTCATCGGGGCCATCGGTACCGGGCTGATCGCCACTGCACTGCTGATGGCCAACAACGTACGGGACATTCCCACGGACATGCAGGCAGGCAAAAAGACCCTGGCCGTGCGCCTTGGCGACAAGCACGCGCGCGAAAGCTACGTCCTGATGCTCGCCGTCGCGATCCTGCTGGTGGTCATCCTGGCACCGGGCCGGCCGTGGATCCTGATTGTGCTGCTGCTCATTCCGGCCTGCCTGATGCCGGCGTGGCTGATGATTAACGGCCGCAAGCGCAAGAGCCTGATCCCGGTGCTGAAGCAGACCGGCCTGATCAACCTCGGCTACAGCGTGCTGTTCTCACTGGGATTGATCCTCAGCCACGGGTTCTAG
- a CDS encoding DUF4229 domain-containing protein, translating to MAFLKYSLIRLAIFLPLFVLFMLLQVGALMAVICAALIAFAISYLFFQKQRDAASAALQHRFSGKAKPLRSAGEVQDANAEDALLDANPDITINNAKGSSKKN from the coding sequence GTGGCCTTTTTGAAATATTCCCTGATCCGCCTGGCGATCTTCCTGCCCCTGTTCGTCCTGTTCATGCTCCTGCAGGTCGGGGCGCTGATGGCCGTCATCTGCGCCGCGCTCATTGCCTTCGCCATCAGCTACCTCTTCTTCCAGAAGCAGCGCGACGCCGCCTCCGCAGCCCTGCAGCACCGGTTCTCGGGGAAGGCCAAGCCGCTGCGCTCCGCCGGAGAGGTCCAGGACGCCAACGCCGAGGACGCCCTGCTGGACGCCAACCCGGACATCACCATCAACAACGCCAAGGGCAGCAGCAAGAAGAACTAG
- a CDS encoding PLD nuclease N-terminal domain-containing protein: MLFRVALAVAVLVIFVYGLVDVIRTEGRLTRGISKPAWIIVQIVLPVLGALLWLLIGRPRGSAQPRPSYPHPTAPDDDPEFLRNLEARRRSQAEAERLRKLRDDLESKAKEDGGKQQHGTDEHDADGLK, from the coding sequence ATGCTCTTCCGTGTGGCTTTGGCCGTCGCAGTCCTCGTCATCTTTGTGTATGGCCTGGTGGACGTGATCCGCACTGAAGGCCGCCTGACCCGCGGGATTTCGAAACCCGCGTGGATCATCGTCCAAATTGTCCTGCCCGTCCTTGGTGCTCTCCTGTGGCTGCTGATCGGCCGGCCACGGGGCTCTGCGCAGCCGCGGCCCAGCTACCCGCACCCCACCGCTCCGGATGATGACCCGGAATTCCTCCGCAACCTTGAGGCACGCCGCCGCAGCCAGGCTGAGGCCGAACGCCTCAGGAAACTCCGCGACGACCTCGAATCAAAGGCCAAGGAGGACGGCGGGAAGCAACAGCACGGCACCGACGAACACGATGCCGACGGACTGAAATAG
- a CDS encoding dynamin family protein has translation MTASTTAGAAGLIREALEVYADDPPAIQALQGHAQRLAEPLRIAIAGMVKAGKSTLLNAIIGEEIAPTDTGECTRIVTWYRYGHTPRITLHPVVGEPRNLPLKRADGRLVFVLDGARADEVERLDVEWPSPALQAMTLIDTPGIASLSQEVSARSVRFLTPEDSASEADAVVYLLRHLHASDIRFLESFRDTAAGRSGTVNAIAVLSRADEVGAGRIDSLLSAGAIAERYSRDPNLRKLALGVVPVAGLLAQSARTLRQADFEALRLLATVDRTARERMMLSADRFRRSAEPRELTEEARASLLERYGLFGIRLAVVLVRNGFGDPTPLAHELARRSGLDPLLELLDRQFLARAEALKARTALAAVESLLAGRPREGTERLAESLERLQANAHEFRELRLLAALRTSGVELAPELAAEAERLIGGLGAEASQRLGVASGTGPEALAAEARGVLARWRRVSENPLTARSAVEACRVVIRSCEGVLADCTGSETGTARQPQSA, from the coding sequence ATGACGGCGTCCACCACGGCCGGAGCCGCAGGGCTGATCCGCGAGGCACTCGAGGTGTATGCGGATGACCCGCCCGCCATCCAGGCGCTGCAGGGCCATGCGCAGCGGTTGGCCGAGCCGTTGAGGATTGCCATTGCGGGAATGGTGAAGGCAGGAAAATCCACCCTGCTGAACGCCATCATCGGCGAGGAAATCGCGCCAACCGACACCGGCGAATGTACCCGGATTGTCACCTGGTACCGGTATGGCCACACACCGCGCATCACCTTGCACCCTGTTGTGGGCGAGCCCCGTAACCTTCCCCTGAAGCGCGCAGACGGCCGCCTGGTCTTCGTCCTCGACGGTGCGCGGGCGGACGAGGTGGAGCGCCTCGACGTCGAATGGCCCTCGCCGGCACTGCAGGCCATGACCCTGATCGACACCCCCGGGATCGCCTCCCTCTCCCAGGAGGTGTCCGCACGGTCGGTCAGGTTCCTCACTCCGGAGGATTCGGCGTCGGAAGCTGATGCCGTGGTCTACCTCCTGCGGCACCTGCACGCATCCGACATCCGGTTCCTGGAGTCCTTCCGCGACACAGCCGCCGGCCGCTCTGGCACCGTTAATGCGATTGCAGTTTTGTCGCGGGCGGACGAAGTGGGAGCCGGACGAATCGACTCGCTGCTGTCCGCCGGTGCCATCGCGGAACGGTACAGCCGGGACCCCAACCTCCGCAAGCTCGCGCTCGGCGTCGTCCCCGTAGCGGGGCTCCTGGCCCAAAGCGCCCGCACCCTGCGCCAGGCGGACTTCGAGGCCCTCCGGCTCCTTGCCACCGTTGATCGAACTGCCCGCGAGAGGATGATGCTTTCGGCCGACAGGTTCCGCCGCTCGGCGGAACCGCGGGAACTGACGGAAGAGGCCCGTGCGTCACTGCTGGAACGCTACGGACTCTTTGGCATCCGGCTGGCTGTGGTCCTGGTCCGCAACGGGTTTGGCGACCCGACCCCGCTGGCCCACGAACTGGCCAGGCGCAGCGGGCTGGACCCGTTGCTGGAGCTGCTGGACCGTCAGTTCCTGGCGAGGGCAGAGGCACTGAAGGCCAGGACGGCGCTGGCAGCGGTGGAAAGCCTGCTGGCCGGCCGGCCCCGGGAGGGGACCGAACGCCTGGCGGAGTCCCTGGAGCGGCTGCAGGCCAACGCGCACGAATTCCGCGAGCTGCGGTTGCTGGCCGCGCTGCGGACGTCGGGAGTGGAATTGGCCCCGGAGCTTGCGGCGGAAGCCGAACGGCTTATCGGGGGCCTGGGCGCCGAAGCATCCCAGCGGCTGGGCGTGGCGTCCGGCACGGGTCCGGAGGCGCTTGCCGCCGAGGCGCGCGGCGTGCTGGCCCGCTGGCGCAGGGTGTCCGAAAATCCCTTGACTGCGCGGTCGGCCGTGGAAGCCTGCAGGGTGGTGATCCGCAGCTGCGAGGGCGTCCTGGCGGATTGCACCGGCAGCGAAACCGGCACGGCCCGGCAGCCGCAGTCAGCCTAG
- a CDS encoding dynamin family protein has protein sequence MTAGQLVKLLEQGLQLVGDGDRADLRRRLEQAMARLQDPSIRVIVVGEFKQGKSKLINALVNAPVCPVDDDIATSLPTIVRYGEPASAAVLIPATDTPAGDAHGLPAEDGVERRPVELSDLPALVSEQGNPGNSRNLTAAEVCLPRRILTGGLTIIDSPGVGGMGSAHTLTTLTALPTADAMLLVSDASQEYTEPELRFLRQAMRITPSVAAVLSKTDLYPDWRRVEELDRAHLEQVAPDIPLFPLSADLRLEASRLQDAELNSESGFPDLVAHLRNEIVGKAQRIQRRSVSQDLLSVTENLRLSLQSELEALENPRGTPQMLAALEQAKAEADELRKRSARWQLTLSDGINDLIADMEYDLRDRLRRIQREAETAIDQGDPGPVWTQFSQWLEECVAAAVSDTFVWTSERSQWLAAQVAEHFAADEVALPVLHVAESGDALDPVDQMPALDPGRVNPIQKVLIGMRGSYGGVLMFGLLTGIFGMALINPLSVGAGLLLGRKAYREDKETRLKRRQGEAKALVRRQLDDVTFQVGKQLKDRLRLVQRTIRDHFTEIADEYHRSLSDSVAAAQKAANSYAQEREGRIQDIKAELKKVDALHRAAEAVSAEVSAAGARSAAGVG, from the coding sequence ATGACAGCCGGACAGCTGGTGAAGCTCCTGGAACAGGGGCTCCAGCTGGTGGGCGACGGGGACCGCGCTGACCTCCGCCGACGGCTGGAGCAGGCAATGGCCCGGCTGCAGGACCCCAGCATCAGGGTCATTGTGGTGGGGGAGTTCAAACAGGGCAAGAGCAAGCTCATCAACGCCCTGGTCAACGCTCCGGTCTGCCCGGTGGACGACGACATCGCCACTTCCCTGCCCACCATCGTCCGCTACGGCGAACCGGCTTCGGCCGCCGTCCTGATCCCCGCGACGGACACCCCTGCCGGGGACGCGCACGGCCTGCCCGCAGAGGACGGCGTGGAGCGCCGTCCCGTCGAACTTTCCGACCTGCCGGCCCTTGTCTCCGAGCAGGGCAACCCGGGAAACAGCCGCAACCTCACGGCAGCCGAAGTCTGCCTGCCCCGCCGCATCCTGACCGGCGGCCTCACCATCATCGACTCCCCGGGCGTTGGCGGCATGGGCTCGGCCCACACCCTGACCACCCTCACCGCCCTGCCCACCGCGGACGCCATGCTGCTGGTCTCGGACGCATCCCAGGAGTACACGGAACCGGAGCTGCGGTTCCTTCGCCAGGCCATGCGGATTACCCCCAGCGTGGCCGCGGTCCTGTCCAAGACAGACCTCTACCCGGACTGGCGGCGCGTCGAAGAGCTGGACAGGGCCCACCTGGAGCAGGTGGCACCTGACATCCCGCTGTTCCCGTTGTCGGCCGACCTCCGCCTGGAGGCCTCACGGCTGCAGGACGCCGAGCTCAACAGTGAATCCGGTTTCCCGGACCTGGTGGCCCACCTGCGCAATGAGATCGTGGGAAAGGCCCAGCGCATCCAGCGCCGCTCCGTCAGCCAGGACCTGCTCTCCGTCACCGAGAACCTCCGCCTGTCCCTGCAGTCCGAGCTTGAGGCGCTGGAGAACCCCCGCGGCACCCCGCAGATGCTCGCCGCCCTGGAACAGGCCAAGGCGGAGGCGGACGAACTGCGGAAGCGCTCGGCAAGGTGGCAGCTGACGCTCAGCGATGGCATCAACGACCTCATCGCCGACATGGAATACGACCTCCGCGACCGCCTGCGCCGGATCCAGAGGGAAGCCGAGACGGCCATCGACCAGGGCGACCCAGGGCCGGTCTGGACGCAATTCTCCCAATGGCTGGAGGAATGCGTTGCCGCAGCGGTTTCGGACACGTTCGTCTGGACCAGCGAGCGGTCGCAATGGCTGGCGGCACAGGTGGCCGAACACTTTGCCGCCGACGAGGTGGCCCTGCCCGTCCTGCATGTTGCGGAGTCCGGAGACGCGCTGGACCCGGTGGACCAGATGCCGGCGCTGGACCCTGGCCGCGTGAACCCCATCCAGAAGGTCCTCATCGGTATGCGCGGGTCCTACGGAGGCGTCCTGATGTTTGGGCTGCTGACCGGCATTTTCGGGATGGCCCTGATCAATCCGCTCTCGGTGGGCGCCGGGCTGCTGCTGGGACGCAAGGCCTACCGGGAGGACAAGGAAACGCGGCTGAAGCGGCGGCAGGGGGAGGCCAAGGCGCTGGTCAGGCGGCAGCTGGACGATGTGACGTTCCAGGTGGGAAAGCAGTTGAAGGACAGGCTGCGCCTGGTGCAGCGCACCATCCGGGACCACTTCACCGAGATCGCCGACGAATACCACCGGTCCCTGTCGGATTCGGTGGCAGCAGCCCAGAAGGCAGCCAATTCCTACGCCCAGGAAAGGGAGGGCCGCATTCAGGACATCAAGGCTGAACTCAAAAAGGTGGATGCCCTGCACCGCGCCGCGGAAGCGGTGTCTGCCGAAGTTTCCGCTGCCGGTGCCCGTTCTGCGGCGGGGGTCGGATGA
- a CDS encoding IniB N-terminal domain-containing protein, with product MPTLANDLVQFLMQLFGNREAIQEFLDDPEKALQEHGLANVCSADVDAAMPVVLDYAPITLNALSFVRGNAGSMWPGSAVSATHAGNAPAIHAGGMAAGYGGATYDQADHAHAVQQLQNVVNHFSYTTQTTMLDDRDTITDQSVSQNIWAHGDVEQWFDNHAAVASGDRAVAAGDDAAVRDSHNVRDSYTTDHSTDNSTDNSVHAGGDVSIGTGETDISGSFNTDLGLDVDDSFNDSSENSYHPDYSDHSVDTDMDLDARDSFNDNSTNSSVDVDDSFNQDSSTTTGAEVHVDDVFQDNPATSLAEDSLGGADNQLDFTEDSSTHTDVDPDNHAAIDDAVVDDSTAL from the coding sequence ATGCCAACACTCGCAAATGACCTCGTCCAGTTCCTCATGCAACTTTTTGGGAACCGGGAAGCGATCCAGGAGTTCCTGGACGACCCTGAAAAGGCGCTCCAGGAACACGGGCTGGCCAACGTGTGCTCGGCCGACGTTGACGCCGCGATGCCAGTCGTCCTCGACTACGCGCCCATCACCCTCAATGCCTTGTCCTTCGTCCGGGGAAACGCCGGCAGCATGTGGCCCGGGTCCGCTGTTTCCGCCACACACGCCGGAAACGCCCCGGCCATCCACGCCGGCGGGATGGCTGCAGGTTACGGCGGCGCCACTTACGACCAGGCTGACCATGCCCACGCGGTACAGCAGCTCCAAAACGTGGTGAACCACTTCTCCTACACCACCCAGACCACCATGCTGGACGACCGGGATACCATCACGGACCAGTCAGTCAGCCAGAACATCTGGGCGCATGGGGACGTGGAGCAATGGTTCGACAACCATGCCGCGGTGGCTTCCGGCGACCGTGCCGTCGCCGCCGGTGACGACGCCGCCGTCCGGGACTCCCACAACGTCCGGGATTCCTACACCACCGACCATTCGACCGATAACTCCACGGACAACTCTGTCCATGCCGGCGGCGACGTCAGCATCGGCACCGGGGAGACGGACATCTCCGGCTCCTTCAACACGGACCTCGGCCTGGACGTGGACGATTCCTTCAACGACAGTTCGGAGAATTCCTACCACCCGGACTATTCGGACCATTCCGTCGATACCGACATGGACCTCGACGCCAGGGACTCGTTCAACGACAATTCCACGAACAGTTCCGTGGATGTGGACGATTCCTTCAACCAGGACAGTTCCACCACCACAGGAGCGGAAGTCCACGTGGACGACGTCTTCCAGGACAACCCGGCCACGAGCCTCGCGGAGGACAGCCTGGGGGGCGCCGACAACCAACTCGATTTCACTGAGGACAGCTCCACGCACACTGATGTGGACCCGGACAACCATGCGGCCATCGATGATGCAGTGGTTGACGACTCCACCGCGCTGTAA
- a CDS encoding LuxR C-terminal-related transcriptional regulator: protein MDGNLQRAERPVPLHTAPDHQGHPPHVAELMAKQLKGANAALRELLLALSVGFALPGPLPADLQHKFMSGTVEDLDSLVDRAEAAGLLTPDGTVVGTAQHALLSAAPTAKVHALQRELVTVFASAGQPLGNLARELARGGLADPRVAAELEQAADALLETDPRLASQLYEEALLAGSDPLALAARRAQAAAGDGELDAAARIIDALLVSPAPPDVRRGADVAAAVWAQRGMLARGADVYSWLGPGRVGPSAPLAAVAMIGAGDRAAAEAFFQPEAPAASPTLLAAALVQTGQGILASLGDKPHQGIPILIHASDMLNSAGTALPLPETPAALAALLALHSGEPHLAETVCRAAAAAGQGGHTAQPRLLLLQAWAAMMQDKLEDARLAATEAAKANHWPLVPRDEFMSAALEVGLARRNGDVPELIKAWERAREAMLHTSVDLYNLLPWGELLIAAARLRETRRVAQYLEDAWKLLGRLGGPALWAVPLHWSAVQAALLSESPADLAPHATALARASAHSQLAAVLATAGKAWVSVLAGRFRTAEVEGAARLLGAVGMPWEGARLAGHAAARAEERRDMMRLLSCARDLHPQGSPAGGASGAAEVQAGNGADKGAKGAQPDASGLSEREKEVARLVLEGKTYREIGEAIYISPRTAEHHIARIRRRLGAENRSDLLARLRLSLGVEHPQQLNPQQE from the coding sequence ATGGATGGAAACCTGCAGCGGGCAGAGCGGCCCGTACCCCTGCACACCGCACCGGACCACCAGGGGCACCCACCCCATGTGGCGGAGCTGATGGCCAAACAGCTGAAAGGCGCGAACGCTGCCCTGCGGGAGCTGCTGCTGGCGCTTTCGGTTGGCTTCGCCCTGCCCGGCCCGCTGCCCGCGGACCTCCAGCACAAGTTCATGAGCGGCACCGTGGAGGACCTCGATTCCCTGGTGGACCGCGCCGAAGCCGCCGGACTGCTGACGCCGGACGGCACAGTGGTAGGGACCGCCCAGCACGCGCTGCTGAGCGCCGCGCCCACCGCCAAAGTCCACGCGCTCCAGCGCGAGCTGGTGACTGTTTTCGCGTCCGCAGGCCAACCACTTGGCAACCTGGCCCGCGAGTTGGCCAGGGGCGGCCTGGCGGATCCCCGAGTGGCTGCGGAACTGGAGCAGGCGGCGGACGCCCTGCTGGAAACCGACCCCCGTCTTGCATCGCAACTCTATGAGGAAGCACTCCTGGCCGGCTCTGATCCGCTTGCCTTGGCAGCCCGGCGCGCCCAAGCCGCCGCTGGTGACGGGGAACTGGACGCAGCGGCCCGCATCATCGATGCCCTCCTGGTCAGCCCGGCTCCGCCGGACGTGCGCCGCGGCGCCGACGTCGCTGCTGCCGTGTGGGCTCAGCGCGGCATGCTGGCCCGGGGCGCGGACGTGTACAGCTGGCTGGGCCCGGGACGGGTGGGACCCTCCGCGCCACTCGCTGCCGTCGCCATGATCGGCGCCGGCGACCGGGCAGCGGCGGAGGCCTTCTTCCAGCCTGAAGCTCCCGCGGCCTCGCCAACGCTCCTCGCGGCCGCCCTCGTGCAGACCGGCCAGGGAATCCTCGCATCCTTGGGAGACAAACCGCACCAGGGCATCCCCATCCTGATCCATGCCTCGGACATGCTGAACTCTGCAGGCACGGCCCTTCCGCTGCCCGAAACGCCCGCCGCGCTGGCGGCCCTGCTGGCCCTGCACAGCGGGGAACCACACCTGGCCGAAACCGTCTGCCGGGCAGCCGCGGCAGCCGGGCAGGGCGGCCATACTGCCCAGCCCCGGCTCCTGCTGCTCCAGGCCTGGGCAGCCATGATGCAGGACAAACTGGAGGACGCCCGGCTGGCGGCCACGGAAGCGGCCAAAGCAAACCATTGGCCGCTGGTCCCGCGCGATGAGTTCATGAGCGCCGCCCTGGAAGTGGGGCTTGCCCGCAGGAACGGCGACGTTCCCGAGCTGATCAAGGCATGGGAACGGGCGCGCGAAGCCATGCTCCACACATCAGTGGACCTGTACAACCTCCTGCCGTGGGGGGAACTGCTGATCGCCGCGGCCAGGCTGCGCGAGACGCGCCGTGTGGCACAGTACCTGGAGGACGCCTGGAAGCTGCTGGGACGCCTGGGCGGCCCCGCTCTGTGGGCCGTTCCCCTGCACTGGTCCGCCGTGCAGGCTGCGCTGCTGAGCGAAAGCCCGGCCGATCTCGCCCCGCATGCAACCGCCTTGGCACGGGCGTCTGCCCACAGCCAGCTCGCCGCAGTCCTCGCGACGGCAGGCAAGGCCTGGGTCTCCGTGCTGGCCGGCCGCTTCCGGACCGCGGAGGTGGAGGGTGCGGCAAGGCTGCTCGGGGCGGTGGGAATGCCATGGGAGGGTGCCCGGCTCGCCGGCCACGCCGCAGCCCGTGCCGAGGAGCGGCGCGACATGATGCGCCTGCTCTCGTGCGCCCGGGATCTTCATCCGCAGGGGAGCCCCGCCGGCGGAGCGTCGGGGGCAGCGGAAGTGCAGGCAGGCAACGGTGCCGACAAGGGGGCCAAAGGGGCCCAGCCGGACGCATCCGGTTTGAGCGAACGTGAAAAGGAAGTGGCCAGGCTGGTCCTCGAGGGCAAGACCTACCGGGAGATCGGCGAGGCGATCTACATCTCGCCCAGGACGGCGGAGCACCACATCGCCAGGATCCGGCGCCGCCTGGGAGCGGAGAACCGGTCCGACCTGCTGGCCCGCCTGCGCCTGTCCCTCGGCGTGGAACATCCCCAGCAGCTGAATCCGCAGCAGGAATAA
- a CDS encoding Hsp70 family protein has protein sequence MSYALAVDVGTSFTAAAVVRFHQGPSAVPECLPLGARGASIPSVVYFPEEGTVLVGEAAERRGLDSPERVAREFKRRIGDDVPIILGTLSLQPEDVFATVARWVADRAAEREGGPASAVYLTHPAAWGSHRLSAIREALTAHGVQNVTLLPEPEAAALHYASQVRVEEGSTIAVYDLGGGTFDTAVLRKAGTSRFELLGRPEGIEDLGGADFDAAVFSYVAAHTGNALADLDATDPAVLGALARLRRECVEAKEALSADSEASIPVLLPGVQQQVRLVRSEFEALIEEPVRETVDALEHSLAQLHLAPADLSTVLLIGGSSRIPLVAQVVSEELDRPIAVDADPKSSICLGAAVAALLAHTAAALEAAAPAGTEAKETLAAGTDARSEGAPAVVVPPAVPPAPTGPAMPSWSRKYATAGAGPGQGAGRREWHGGRGAHAPKPTVRITAVAAAAALLTVLTATAAQSPDGFGSLTAMFVPQAGASTEGGSTGQAAPGGGATPTVDAPQPLAGIEASVRKPIGQVPGLDVSASPTTRQASGGEAAVGGANPGGPAAAGGNPPPGADAGATGTGIIPDSATVGPAMPPGTAEAAPTGPAPVDTASPDPATPTPTDTTQPTTTDPGTPSPSGTGDPSGSGTPTPDPGTSSPGTGEPTPTVVPTTMAAPDPTGDPVVSPTADLTPTPAVAPSPTPEDATASPIETAVATASTTSPGA, from the coding sequence ATGAGCTACGCACTCGCCGTAGACGTCGGGACCAGTTTCACGGCAGCCGCCGTGGTTCGCTTTCACCAAGGTCCTTCCGCTGTGCCCGAGTGCCTGCCCCTGGGCGCGCGTGGAGCTTCCATCCCCTCCGTGGTCTACTTCCCGGAGGAAGGCACCGTCCTGGTGGGCGAGGCTGCGGAACGCCGCGGACTGGACTCGCCGGAACGCGTTGCCCGTGAGTTCAAACGCCGCATCGGCGATGACGTCCCCATCATCCTTGGCACCCTGTCACTGCAGCCGGAGGACGTCTTCGCCACCGTCGCCCGTTGGGTTGCAGACCGGGCCGCAGAACGCGAGGGCGGTCCGGCGTCGGCCGTCTACCTGACCCACCCGGCCGCCTGGGGCAGCCACCGGCTGTCCGCGATCCGCGAGGCCCTCACCGCCCACGGCGTGCAGAACGTGACCCTCCTCCCCGAACCCGAGGCCGCAGCACTGCACTACGCATCCCAGGTGCGCGTGGAGGAAGGCAGCACCATTGCCGTGTACGACCTCGGCGGGGGCACCTTCGACACCGCCGTCCTCAGGAAGGCCGGCACCAGCCGCTTCGAACTGCTGGGCCGCCCCGAGGGCATTGAAGACCTCGGCGGCGCCGATTTCGACGCTGCGGTATTCAGCTACGTCGCCGCCCATACCGGCAATGCCCTGGCGGACCTTGATGCCACCGATCCCGCGGTCCTCGGCGCCCTGGCCCGGCTCCGGCGCGAATGCGTGGAAGCCAAGGAAGCCCTGTCTGCGGACAGCGAGGCAAGCATTCCGGTGCTCCTGCCGGGCGTGCAGCAGCAGGTCCGCCTGGTCCGTTCAGAGTTTGAGGCCCTGATCGAAGAGCCCGTGCGGGAAACGGTGGACGCGCTGGAACACTCCCTGGCCCAGCTCCACCTTGCGCCGGCGGACCTGTCGACGGTGCTGCTGATCGGCGGTTCGTCGCGGATCCCGCTGGTGGCCCAGGTGGTCTCAGAGGAGCTGGACCGGCCCATTGCAGTGGACGCGGACCCCAAGTCCTCCATCTGCCTGGGGGCGGCCGTGGCGGCGCTACTGGCCCATACCGCAGCAGCCCTGGAAGCGGCGGCACCGGCGGGAACTGAAGCCAAGGAAACCCTTGCGGCAGGGACTGATGCGCGCAGCGAAGGGGCGCCGGCCGTCGTCGTACCCCCGGCCGTGCCACCCGCCCCGACCGGACCGGCGATGCCCAGCTGGTCCCGCAAATATGCGACGGCGGGAGCCGGGCCTGGGCAGGGCGCCGGCCGGCGTGAGTGGCACGGTGGAAGGGGAGCCCATGCACCGAAACCCACCGTCCGCATCACTGCCGTCGCCGCGGCGGCTGCGCTCCTGACGGTCCTCACGGCAACTGCCGCGCAAAGTCCCGACGGCTTTGGAAGCCTGACCGCCATGTTTGTGCCGCAGGCCGGCGCGAGCACGGAGGGCGGCTCCACCGGCCAGGCAGCTCCGGGTGGAGGGGCAACACCAACGGTGGATGCGCCCCAGCCACTGGCAGGCATCGAAGCGAGTGTCCGGAAGCCAATCGGGCAGGTACCCGGACTTGACGTATCCGCCTCACCCACCACGCGGCAGGCGTCCGGCGGAGAAGCGGCCGTGGGCGGAGCAAACCCGGGCGGCCCGGCAGCCGCCGGCGGGAATCCTCCTCCCGGAGCCGACGCGGGTGCAACAGGGACGGGTATCATTCCTGATTCAGCCACCGTGGGTCCGGCAATGCCGCCGGGCACCGCCGAGGCCGCCCCAACAGGTCCCGCGCCCGTTGACACGGCGTCGCCGGACCCTGCGACGCCCACACCCACGGACACCACCCAGCCAACAACGACGGACCCGGGCACGCCGTCGCCCAGCGGCACCGGCGATCCGTCGGGTTCCGGCACCCCTACCCCTGATCCCGGCACGTCGTCCCCCGGCACCGGGGAACCAACGCCGACCGTAGTGCCCACCACCATGGCGGCCCCGGACCCGACAGGTGATCCCGTCGTTTCCCCTACGGCTGACCTGACGCCCACCCCGGCCGTTGCACCGTCACCCACTCCGGAGGACGCCACCGCCAGTCCCATTGAAACTGCCGTCGCAACGGCCTCGACCACCTCACCGGGGGCCTGA